One window of Rissa tridactyla isolate bRisTri1 chromosome 12, bRisTri1.patW.cur.20221130, whole genome shotgun sequence genomic DNA carries:
- the LOC128916448 gene encoding CMP-N-acetylneuraminate-beta-galactosamide-alpha-2,3-sialyltransferase 2-like isoform X2, which produces MLCQRHVQVVLALCLLLVLWQCLRAPTDGLSPFPWAPSLLVSPAARCTASANSSTWFNTRYDMAVGPLLTGTAHELSSDVVQWWLTLQGPRNGIQLQAIIQQLFSVLPAPTGSVWHPSRCRTCAVVGNSGRLTGSGHGLRIDAHDWVLRMNRAKIAGFEQDVGMRTTHHFMYPESAVDLGPGVHLVLVPFKPLDLQWVASAFSTGELTHTYARVKQFIKADRNKVLILSPAFLKYIHEKWTQRRGRYPSTGFTALLFALHACQQTVKGTGTTTGRKTAGPEPFAGRGSTTLMLNSASSRDWQLKAGFHSTNDVSPGN; this is translated from the exons ATGCTGTGCCAGAGGCACGTGCAGGTGGTGCTGgccctgtgcctgctgctggtcCTGTGGCAATGTCTCCGAGCCCCCACAGATGgcctcagccccttcccttgggctccctccctccttgtgAGCCCGGCTGCCCGCTGCACCGCCAGTGCCAACAGCTCCACGTGGTTCAACACCCGCTACGACATGGCCGTGGGGCCTCTGCTGACGGGCACAGCCCATGAGCTCTCCTCCGATGTGGTCCAGTGGTGGCTG ACCCTGCAGGGTCCCCGAAATGGCATCCAGCTCCAGGCCATAATTCAGCAGCTCTTCAGCGTCCTCCCGGCCCCGACGGGCAGCGTGTGGCACCCATCTCGCTGCAGGACTTGTGCGGTTGTGGGGAACTCGGGGCGGCTGACGGGGTCTGGCCACGGGCTGCGGATCGACGCACATGACTGGGTGCTGAG GATGAACAGAGCAAAGATTGCTGGCTTTGAGCAGGATGTCGGCATGAGAACAACCCATCACTTCATGTACCCGGAGAGTGCCGTGGACCTGGGGCCTGGTGTCCACCTTGTCCTTGTCCCCTTCAAGCCCCTGGACTTGCAGTGGGTGGCCAGTGCCTTCTCCACCGGAGAGCTCACGCA CACATACGCGAGAGTGAAACAGTTCATCAAAGCTGACAGAAACAAG GTACTGATCCTGAGCCCAGCTTTCCTCAAGTACATCCACGAGAAGTGGACGCAGCGTCGCGGGCGCTACCCCTCCACTGGCTTCACAGCCCTGCTCTTCGCCTTGCATGCCTGCCAGCAG ACAGTGAAGGGAACTGGCACCACTACTGGGAGAAAAACCGCTGGTCCGGAGCCTTTCGCAGGACGAGGGTCCACGACGCTGATGTTGAATTCAGCCTCATCGAGAGACTGGCAGCTGAAGGCAGGATTTCATTCTACAAATGATGTCTCCCCAGGAAACTGA
- the LOC128916448 gene encoding CMP-N-acetylneuraminate-beta-galactosamide-alpha-2,3-sialyltransferase 2-like isoform X1: protein MLCQRHVQVVLALCLLLVLWQCLRAPTDGLSPFPWAPSLLVSPAARCTASANSSTWFNTRYDMAVGPLLTGTAHELSSDVVQWWLTLQGPRNGIQLQAIIQQLFSVLPAPTGSVWHPSRCRTCAVVGNSGRLTGSGHGLRIDAHDWVLRMNRAKIAGFEQDVGMRTTHHFMYPESAVDLGPGVHLVLVPFKPLDLQWVASAFSTGELTHTYARVKQFIKADRNKVLILSPAFLKYIHEKWTQRRGRYPSTGFTALLFALHACQQVSVFGFGADSEGNWHHYWEKNRWSGAFRRTRVHDADVEFSLIERLAAEGRISFYK, encoded by the exons ATGCTGTGCCAGAGGCACGTGCAGGTGGTGCTGgccctgtgcctgctgctggtcCTGTGGCAATGTCTCCGAGCCCCCACAGATGgcctcagccccttcccttgggctccctccctccttgtgAGCCCGGCTGCCCGCTGCACCGCCAGTGCCAACAGCTCCACGTGGTTCAACACCCGCTACGACATGGCCGTGGGGCCTCTGCTGACGGGCACAGCCCATGAGCTCTCCTCCGATGTGGTCCAGTGGTGGCTG ACCCTGCAGGGTCCCCGAAATGGCATCCAGCTCCAGGCCATAATTCAGCAGCTCTTCAGCGTCCTCCCGGCCCCGACGGGCAGCGTGTGGCACCCATCTCGCTGCAGGACTTGTGCGGTTGTGGGGAACTCGGGGCGGCTGACGGGGTCTGGCCACGGGCTGCGGATCGACGCACATGACTGGGTGCTGAG GATGAACAGAGCAAAGATTGCTGGCTTTGAGCAGGATGTCGGCATGAGAACAACCCATCACTTCATGTACCCGGAGAGTGCCGTGGACCTGGGGCCTGGTGTCCACCTTGTCCTTGTCCCCTTCAAGCCCCTGGACTTGCAGTGGGTGGCCAGTGCCTTCTCCACCGGAGAGCTCACGCA CACATACGCGAGAGTGAAACAGTTCATCAAAGCTGACAGAAACAAG GTACTGATCCTGAGCCCAGCTTTCCTCAAGTACATCCACGAGAAGTGGACGCAGCGTCGCGGGCGCTACCCCTCCACTGGCTTCACAGCCCTGCTCTTCGCCTTGCATGCCTGCCAGCAG GTCTCCGTGTTCGGTTTCGGAGCAGACAGTGAAGGGAACTGGCACCACTACTGGGAGAAAAACCGCTGGTCCGGAGCCTTTCGCAGGACGAGGGTCCACGACGCTGATGTTGAATTCAGCCTCATCGAGAGACTGGCAGCTGAAGGCAGGATTTCATTCTACAAATGA
- the LOC128916448 gene encoding CMP-N-acetylneuraminate-beta-galactosamide-alpha-2,3-sialyltransferase 2-like isoform X3: MAVGPLLTGTAHELSSDVVQWWLTLQGPRNGIQLQAIIQQLFSVLPAPTGSVWHPSRCRTCAVVGNSGRLTGSGHGLRIDAHDWVLRMNRAKIAGFEQDVGMRTTHHFMYPESAVDLGPGVHLVLVPFKPLDLQWVASAFSTGELTHTYARVKQFIKADRNKVLILSPAFLKYIHEKWTQRRGRYPSTGFTALLFALHACQQVSVFGFGADSEGNWHHYWEKNRWSGAFRRTRVHDADVEFSLIERLAAEGRISFYK; the protein is encoded by the exons ATGGCCGTGGGGCCTCTGCTGACGGGCACAGCCCATGAGCTCTCCTCCGATGTGGTCCAGTGGTGGCTG ACCCTGCAGGGTCCCCGAAATGGCATCCAGCTCCAGGCCATAATTCAGCAGCTCTTCAGCGTCCTCCCGGCCCCGACGGGCAGCGTGTGGCACCCATCTCGCTGCAGGACTTGTGCGGTTGTGGGGAACTCGGGGCGGCTGACGGGGTCTGGCCACGGGCTGCGGATCGACGCACATGACTGGGTGCTGAG GATGAACAGAGCAAAGATTGCTGGCTTTGAGCAGGATGTCGGCATGAGAACAACCCATCACTTCATGTACCCGGAGAGTGCCGTGGACCTGGGGCCTGGTGTCCACCTTGTCCTTGTCCCCTTCAAGCCCCTGGACTTGCAGTGGGTGGCCAGTGCCTTCTCCACCGGAGAGCTCACGCA CACATACGCGAGAGTGAAACAGTTCATCAAAGCTGACAGAAACAAG GTACTGATCCTGAGCCCAGCTTTCCTCAAGTACATCCACGAGAAGTGGACGCAGCGTCGCGGGCGCTACCCCTCCACTGGCTTCACAGCCCTGCTCTTCGCCTTGCATGCCTGCCAGCAG GTCTCCGTGTTCGGTTTCGGAGCAGACAGTGAAGGGAACTGGCACCACTACTGGGAGAAAAACCGCTGGTCCGGAGCCTTTCGCAGGACGAGGGTCCACGACGCTGATGTTGAATTCAGCCTCATCGAGAGACTGGCAGCTGAAGGCAGGATTTCATTCTACAAATGA